From the genome of Leptotrichia sp. oral taxon 847:
GGGGCATTTGAAAGAGAAGGAAGTGGACGATTGCCAATCAAAAGAAAATATGGACCGTCTGCTCCGCAAATGTTAGGACCTACAACGTGGTTACCTGATCTCGATGAATTTATGTCTCAAAAGTTAAATGAAAGGTTTGAACATGAGTTGAATAGGCTCTTGTCAATGTAATTTATGAGCATTAAAGTGATTGAAAAAAGTTTATATGACTTTTTGTGTGAAGAATTTAAAGATACTGATTATCAGATATTTCGAGGAGCGTTGCCAGTTAGGAGATACGGCGAAATTGACAAAAATACAGGACAGAAAAAGCCGTTTTTCCCTTGTGTGACATTAAGAGCTTTGAGTTCTAGGCAAGTTACAGAAGGAATGGATAGTTATGATTGCGATGCTACTTTTGAAATAATAGTTGGTACTAAAAATGAAGATTATATTGATAATCTTTACAAAGGTGAAGAAATTAGAAGCAAACTTTTAACTAAAGTTTATGATGAAAGAGGATGGGCAATACGGGAAGATAAAGAATTTAAGTGCGATTTATATAGTGACGAGTTTGGAGATTTTATATTTTCAAGAATTACATTTACAGTTTGGGATTATCCTGTTGAGTCTGAAATTTTGAAGGAGGAATAATGGAAGATAAAAAGCAATATATTTATTTAGGAGATACGCTTGAATTTAAAGATATTAGATTTACAAAAGGTGTTATTTACTACAGTAATGAAGTGATTGAAGAAAAATTTGAGAAATATCCGCTTTTGAAAAGAACTTTAGTGGATGTTAATCGAGCTAGTGAAGCATTACAAAATGAAAAATTGCTTGAAACGGTAACACAGCAAATTAAAGACCAAATAAGGGAGGAGGTTGAATAATGGGGTATAAACACGGAACTTATCAAACTGAGACATCGAGTGATATATCACTGCCAATAGTGCTTGATTATGGACATTTTATCGTAGGGACTGCACCGATTAATAAAGTAAAAAAAGAAAACAGAAGAGTGAATGAGATTGTAAGATTAGGAACTTATAAAGAAGCTATTCAGTATTTTGGAGATACTTACGACTTGGATTTTTCAATTTCACAAGCGATAAAAGTATTTTTCGAGTTGTATAAAGTAGCACCGCTTTATGTTGTGAATATCTTGGATCTTGAAAAGCACAAAACAGCTAAAAAGACTCAAAATGATTTGAGTTTAACAAATGGTAAAGTTGTTATTCCAAATCACAAACTTATAACAGATACATTAGTAGTTAAAGAAAATGCAACATCACAAGTTATTTCAGACGCTGTAACGATGTGGACGAACGAAGGGCTTGAAATATATGCTAAACCATCGAATGGGACTAAAATTGATATTGAATATGAAGAAATTGACTTGTCAAAAGTAACGAAAGCACAGGCTTTAGGTGGATATGATATTTCAACAATGAAAAGAACTGGATTAGAATTATTAGATGAAGTTTATTTAAAATATTCGGAATTACCAGCTTTCATTGATATTCCAGATTTTTCAAGTGATAGTGAAGTTGCAGCGATTATGCAAACAAAAGCTAAAAACATAAATGGGAATATGTTTGAAGCGGTTGCATTGATTAATGCACCGATAGACAAGCCTTATGACCAAATCCCAAAATGGAAAGATGATAATAATATTAACGGAAATGACCAAATTGTGTTGTATGGAACATTAGGATTAGCTGGTAAGAAATATATTCAGTCTATTCAGTATGCTGCTTTGTCGTTGCTAGTAGACGACGAGAAGAGTGGTGTGCCTTCACAGGTGCCGTCTAACTTCGCATATAAATGTGACAGTTTATATTGGAAAAATTCAAATGGAAAATTAGAGGAAATAATTTTAGATAAAGAACAACAGGCTAACTTTTTAAATAAAAATGGAGTAGTTACAGCTATCAATTTCAAAGGTTGGCGTTGCTGGGGGTCTGAAACTGCACTTAATCCGATGGCAACAGATCCAAAGGACAAATTTATAAACACTCGTAGAATGTTTAAATATGTCGGGAATGAACTAGTTATAAGTCTTTTTGATAAAGTGGATAAAACATTCTCTAAAAAATTAGCTGAAACAGTAACAAAATCAATGAATATTAGATTGAATGCTATTGTGGCTAGAAATGATTTGTTAAGTGCGAGTGCGACTTTATCAAGCGAGGATAACGACGCTATTAATGTTATGAATGGTGATATAACTTGGGTTATTAAGTTAGGAGTAATTCCAGGTATGAAATCGGCAACATTTAAGAAAAAATATGATGTAGACGCATTAACTGAGTTTGCAAACAGTTTAGGAAAATAGGAGGATAAAGAATGGCTAAAAAGAAACTGCCTTTAGGAATCGTTGACGCTGACCTTTATGTCAATGGTTCAAACGCATTAGAAGGAGTTGGAGTAGTAGAACTTCCAAACGTTGAGTCCGCAACAATAACAACTGAACAGTTTGGAATGGCTGCGGAATTTGAAGCACCGCTAATTGGGCATTACAAAAAAATGTCAGCAAAAGTAAAAATGGATAGTATGAACGAAACATTATTAAATTTTAATAATAATGACTCAATCACACTAGAGTGCTTGGGAGCTTTGCAACAGTTAGATAGAATGACGCACTCACCAAAAATAACTGGTGCAGATGCAACATTAAAGGGATTTATCACAAAATTTGATGGTCCAAAAGTTGAAAATGGTAAAAAATTTGAAGGTTCGTTTGATTTGAGTATTACTTATTATAAATTAACGATAAATGGTAAAACAATCATTGAAATTGATGTATTGAACGGAATTTCAAATGTAAATGGAAGTTTTAACAATATCATAAGACAATTATTAGGACATATTTAGGAGGAAT
Proteins encoded in this window:
- a CDS encoding phage tail sheath protein, which gives rise to MGYKHGTYQTETSSDISLPIVLDYGHFIVGTAPINKVKKENRRVNEIVRLGTYKEAIQYFGDTYDLDFSISQAIKVFFELYKVAPLYVVNILDLEKHKTAKKTQNDLSLTNGKVVIPNHKLITDTLVVKENATSQVISDAVTMWTNEGLEIYAKPSNGTKIDIEYEEIDLSKVTKAQALGGYDISTMKRTGLELLDEVYLKYSELPAFIDIPDFSSDSEVAAIMQTKAKNINGNMFEAVALINAPIDKPYDQIPKWKDDNNINGNDQIVLYGTLGLAGKKYIQSIQYAALSLLVDDEKSGVPSQVPSNFAYKCDSLYWKNSNGKLEEIILDKEQQANFLNKNGVVTAINFKGWRCWGSETALNPMATDPKDKFINTRRMFKYVGNELVISLFDKVDKTFSKKLAETVTKSMNIRLNAIVARNDLLSASATLSSEDNDAINVMNGDITWVIKLGVIPGMKSATFKKKYDVDALTEFANSLGK
- a CDS encoding phage major tail tube protein; protein product: MAKKKLPLGIVDADLYVNGSNALEGVGVVELPNVESATITTEQFGMAAEFEAPLIGHYKKMSAKVKMDSMNETLLNFNNNDSITLECLGALQQLDRMTHSPKITGADATLKGFITKFDGPKVENGKKFEGSFDLSITYYKLTINGKTIIEIDVLNGISNVNGSFNNIIRQLLGHI